Proteins encoded together in one Polypterus senegalus isolate Bchr_013 chromosome 16, ASM1683550v1, whole genome shotgun sequence window:
- the LOC120516853 gene encoding tyrosine-protein phosphatase non-receptor type 14-like — translation MGLKVKHLLLGQERTVWHLQYTDWQDQRIPEDVQGFLSYLEEIQSVRRHTNSMLEPSKGRNPPVVVHCSAGVGRTGVVILAELMISCLEHNEKTDVPMMLQSLRQQRMLMVQTVAQYKFVYQVLIQFLKNSRLI, via the exons ATGGGGTTAAAGGTCAAGCATCTCCTCCTCGGACAGGAGAGGACGGTTTGGCACCTGCAGTACACCGACTGGCAGGACCAACGCATTCCTGAAGACGTGCAGGGATTCTTGT cGTACCTCGAGGAGATTCAGTCAGTACGACGACACACCAACAGTATGCTGGAACCTTCTAAAGGCAGAAACCCACCTGTGGTGGTGCACTGCAGTGCTGGCGTAGGCAGGACCGGGGTGGTCATCCTAGCTGAACTGATGATTAGCTGCCTTGAGCACAACGAG AAAACGGATGTTCCCATGATGCTCCAAAGCCTCCGACAGCAGCGTATGCTGATGGTCCAGACTGTGGCTCAGTACAAGTTTGTCTACCAGGTCCTGATTCAGTTTCTGAAGAACTCCAGACTGATTTAA